GCGAGCGACGGAGTAATTGGGTCGATCCCTGTGAGTTGCGAAGGCTGACGCGAGCGTGGTGGAAAGAACGAATCTCGAAGTTTTTGTAGCAGGCCCATCGAATGAATTCCTTGAATGTGCTTGTTGAAAAAGGATGGAAGTGTCTGTTACGAATCGCTCCGACGTCGATGGAGCGAAGCCGCCGGATTGCTTCCAGTGCTGGTCGAAAGATCGGGTTTCACTCGGCGCTGACTCGCCAGGTCGATCCGAAAGTTGGTGACCGTCGGCATGGTTTCCGCAGGAGGCAAGGCATCGGGCAGACGCAGCCGACCTGCTGCAATCTCGAGTAAATCGCGCAGATAGCTGTCGTGCTGTTCTGCCAGCGGTGCAGGTGGTTCGTCCGATTTGCGAATCGAAAGCAGATAGGCGGCAATCGCTGCATTGCAGTCGCGACACCAGGCGTTGCCTGCCAACGAGGCAACGACAAAACGTTGTTCGAGGTAGGCATTCATGCGACCAGCAGCTCGTTCAATCGCGCGGCTGATGATGGCCTCTTCCACACTCGAGATCGTGCCACTCGAATCGTCATCGACAGTTCCAATCAACTCACTGGGGGACCAGATGGCATCAATGTCAGCCTTAGTACAGTACGTGGTCGTCATGGCGTCACACTTTCATAGATAGGCATATTTCTAGTGAAATACGCATGCTTTCTTGCTGTCACAGTGGATCACGAGCCAAAAAAAGGCGCACGAAGCGAGTGATCACTTCGCGCGCCGCATGTGCCGCACAAAAAACTGCACAGCACTATTTGTCGATCGAGTTGAGTCGCGACTAAGGGGTCACGATCTTGCCGTAGGCGATAGCCGCTGGGGTGTAGAGCGCAGGGATGCCGTTGAACACACCGCACAAATCCCAGCCACTCGGATCGTGCGTCGCATAGGCATAGGGATAGAAGCCAAACTGTTCTTGCTTGGCACCACCGGGACCTTCCGTCACAATCTCCGACCCTTCGAGATACTGAGCCCAGCGCGGTGATGGTTCAGGAAGGAACGCGGCATAGTCATCTTCGATCAGCTTGACGAACGATTCTTGCGAGCCGTTCCAAACTTCGAGACCGTAGTCCACGATGTGAAACGTCACCCAAGGAATCGCCCGCAAAACAGCCGAAAACTCGCCACTTCCGACACGCTGCATCGATTCAAACACAACGTTGGTCGAACCACCTTGCGCTTGCACCTTGGTGTTGTTCACCACATGCTGCCAACCAGCGCCGGTGAGCACCACATGCGCGAGTCCCATGCCGGTCAGCTGCACCATCGCGGTGTTAATCAGCTGCAATTGCTTCGGAATATCGGTGCTGGTCGAGCTCCAGCTAGCGCTCAGGATGTCGCCAGCACCGAGCATGTTCAGTCCCGAACGATTACTCGCAGGAACTTGAAAATCGATCTGCACCTGACCACTCGTGAAGCCATGTCGCAGCTGATCGCCATCGGCGGTGTAGGAGTACGAACCGCGCAGCATTGCGGCAGTTTGGAACTCCACCAGATTCGCGAAGCGCTGCGCCAGGTAGTACTCTTGCCGTGTGAGATAGCTCTCGCCGCCGAAGTCGAGGTCGTCGGTCGATTCACCAATCTCGCGGCGGTTGAGCAGGTCTTCATCGAGGAGTGAGATCACTTCTGCAGCGCGGGGAAATGTCGCGGCGACTGTCCCCACTCGCTGAGGCCGTGTTCGACTTGCCACCTGACCGGGAACACGGCCCGTGGCCACGCTGCGCGTGTGGTTGAAAATGTCGTACGAAAAATGACGCCCCGAGAGACGACGAATGTTTCGCCCACCAAGCTTCCATCCAAAAAGCGATTGCAGCGTCGTGCCAGGCAGATCGAGCTGCGAGATGGCCTTGTAGATGGTCTTGGGAGCGAGGAGCGTAGCTGCTGAGGTACCCATGAGAACTTCTCCGAACTTTCTAAACTTCTATTGATGACTTTGTTACAACATTTGATTTCATCGGGCGAGTGCGCAAGCGAAGTCGCACTCGTCGTTAAGCGACTATTTCCAGGGAAATACGGCTGTTCTTTGTTCCAGTGACTAGGCGGCAACGGCAGCGGTCGTTCCACCAAGATTGGTGACCAGCCACTTCACGTTCACCGAGTCGACGAAGACACCCTCGACCAGCACCTGACTGCCAATCTTGTTTGCTCCAGCGGTAAACGACACTGTCGATGCATTCGAGTACCCTCTGTGGATCATGTTCCCGCTGCCGACGATCGTCAGGTCGTTATCGGTCGTTTGAGCGATGCGATAGGCGAGACCATTGGCCGCCGCTGGCAGCGTGATGGTGGATGCACCAGACATCAAAAAGAGGAGACCAGTTTGTGCACTCGTGAGCGTTTGATTCCCTGCAGCACGAACGACACCACGTGGGTGCATGAGAACCCCTGGATGCACCTCGAGATTGTCGAACTGAATCCGACCAGCGAGTTGCTGCTTGGCACGCTCGTCGAGGTTCGGCAACTCAGCGGCACGCACCAGCCCTTGCACAATCAGCTGCGTGAACCGCTGCGTAGGCTGACCATCGACTTCCATCGGGAGAGGATTCTCGAGAACACCCACGGCAATCTGAGCACCATCCACTCCGTTCGGCTGATAAGGAACGGCGAAGCCGGTGCTGCTCGAAATGGCCATCACCAGACCACCACGCAGCGTACTGCTGGGAACATTTCCTTCATCGACCGTATCGTCATCGACGACAACGCCTCGTGTGGCCACAAGGTCGATCCCTTGTCGAGCCGACCAAGTGATCTGACGTTCATCCGACTCAATCTTGGGTTGAAATCCGGGGAGATTTCCATTTTTGAAATGCGACATGATGTTTCTCTCTTCTACCTGCAAAACATGCTTAAAACACTTGAAATTGGACAATATTGAGAAGCGCCGACCCGCATCGCGACACTTGCGGAGACTGCTGGCCGTGACCTGCGGTGCATGGAGCCAGAGGGTTGTGTCAGTCCACAAAGCGAAGCGCTCGCGTGTGCGGTTGGCACCGAAGTTCGATCGAAACGAACTCGATTGCTACTTGCGACGGAAGCCGGTGCGCTCGAGTTGAGCGCGAGCAATCTGGTCGGCCTCGTCGTCGGTGAGCTCGTCGCTTGCCACCTTGCCTGAGAAGAATTTCTCGCCGGCATGATGCTCGGGATAATCGAGATCTTCGGTGGAAAGAAGGAAGGCTCGTGGAACAGCCGAACGCATGGCGCTCAGCGTGGCATCGATCGGCAGCAGCAGTTTGCCACCGGTCGACTCCCCCTGCTCGATCGCGAGGTTTGCAAGCAATTCGCGCAGGCCCCGAGGTAATGCCTGCTGATGCCGAATCTGATCGGCAGTGCTTGTGCGGAGCGAGCGAAGCTGATCGTGCGAGACTGGCCTCAGGTGCTCGCTGATCAGGTTGCTCATATCGTGGCCGATGATCGACTCGACTTGCTCGATCACTTCGCGGGCTGTCGGCTCGGCAGTAGATTCGATCGCAGCTTCGAAAGAACTGGACGGCACCACAACCGTGTCGAGATCGGTCGCGGCGGGATCAACGGGCGCATCAGCGGCGGCGAGCGCTTGCATGGCAATACCTTTCACAAGTGAAGAAACATAACATTCGGGAAGGAGGTGGAAGGAACGAACAGGAGCCAGGTCTTAAGTAGCTCACATCCGTTCACTACATGTACGTATATTCACATGTTTTTGCGCGTCGTCAATTCAATGCTGGCAGTCGATTTCGTGGTGTTTGGAGTTGCGCCCCAGGAGAGCGGAGCAACTCAAGCGGGGGACAAGAGTTATCGATTCGGTGAATTTTTTCGCCCGTTTTTTTCGACTGACACGTCTGGTCCCAATTGCCGCTAGGCTGCTGGCGCTAGGGCGTTTAGAATCTCCCCAGACGCTTGGAAATACCGTGCATTTCCGCGTGTTTCTTCGCCTGTTTTCACCAGAAAAGCGGTTTTATGTCGCAGCTGATCGCCCGGCTGTTGGTCGTCGCCGTTGTCATTTGCTCACCATTGGTCGTTGGTCCCATGAACCAAGCAGCCGCCGAAGATAGTCTCGCGATGGCCGTGCAGGCCCTCGCCGATCAGCCGCTCTACGCGCAAGCTCATTGGGGGATCTTGGCGGTCGATCTCGAGTCGGGCGAAGTGGTGCTCGAGCGCGATAGCGGCAAGCTCTTCGCGCCGGCGTCGGTCACCAAGCTGTTCAGCTGCGCAAGTGCGCTCGACTATCTCGGAGCCAGCTATCGCTCGCGCACTCCACTGCTGATGCGTGGCACACTTGCGAGCGACGGCACCTTGACCGGTGATCTCATCCTCCGAGCTAGTGGCGATTTTCATCTCGGCAATCGTTTGCGTGAGGATGGAACGATCGACTTCACAAGCAGCGATCACACCTATTCAAACTGGGCCAGCGATTCGCGGCTCACGCCTCAAGATCCTCTCACGGGGATCATTCAACTCGCCAAAGCGGCCCGCGCGTTCGGCATTCGTAAAGTGACCGGGGAAGTGCTGGTCGACGATACGCTGTTCGATCACACCACCAGCAGTGGCAGTGGCCCTGCACAAGTCACTCCTATTTTTGTGAACGACAATGTGCTCGATCTCACCATCACACCGGCCGCCGCAGGAGAGATGGCCACAATCGAAGCACGACCTGCCACCGCGCTGTTTAAGATCACATCGGAAGTGACTACCGGAGCCAGCGACTCGAAGGCCTCGGTACAAGTTTCATGCGACCCGCGTGGCAATGTCGTTGTGAAGGGAACCATTCCGGCAGGTCGAGCACCGCTCCTTCGCCATGTGGAAGTTCCTAGCCCCGCCGGCTATGCCCGCGCTCTGCTGATCGAAGCCCTTGCTCGCGAAGGAATCGAGCTCGTCGCCAAAATTTCGCTCGATCATCCTCAGGCAAAACTGCCGACAGCCGACGATTACCAAAAACTGGCCGCTGTAGGAGAAGTGGTTTCGCCACCTCTTTCGGAGTCGGTGAAGTTGATCCTCAAAGTGAGTCACAACTTGCACGCGAGTTCGTTGCCTCTGGTGGTCGCAGCCTCGCAAGGAAAACGAACCGCCGCCGAAGGGATGAAACTCGAAGGGGAGTTTTTGAAGCGTGCGGGGGTCGATGTCGGCACCATCAGCTTTGGCGGTGGAGCTGGTGGCAGCTCGGCCGATTTTGTCACGCCACGCGCCACGGTTCAGCTGCTGCAGTACATGGTCAAACGGGACGACGCCAAGGAGTACATCGCCGGGCTGCCGATCCTGGGAGTCGATGGAACTCTGGCGACAGCGATCGATCCCGAAAGCCCGGCGCGAGGCAAAGTGCAAGGGAAGACTGGCACCCTGGTGTGGGACAACTTGCTCAATGGCGATTCGCTCCTCACTAGCAAAGGCCTAGCGGGGTACATGACCACCACGAAAGGCCGGCGACTAGCATTCGCGCTGTTCGTCAACGGAGTCCACCTGCGCGACGGCGTGGAAGCGAAGCAAATTGGCATGGATCTGGCCCGCATCTGCGAGATGATTCACGCCGCGCGATAGCATGCGTTTTTCCCTAGAAATTGGCGACTTTCACCTCGCGCCAAGCCCGAACTCCACCTAGTTAGGGGAGATGGGCAATAGACAGTGGGTTAAGTCACTTCTACACTCGCGGTTAGCTCTACGTGAGGTTCTGCCACGACGCACGAGAGGTCGTGGCGATGTCTCCCCGAAGGAGACAGATGCCGGCCTCCTACAATCTCACGCACTGCCCACTGCTCGCCGTCTGGCAGCACTGCCGAAGCGAGATCAGATCGAACTTTTTAGAAGCTGTAGTCTGCCATGCTCATTCAATCGACCAGCCCGAGCCTGAAAAACATTCGCGACAAAGTCGAAGCGGGCAAACGCCTGTCGCTCGACGACGGGCTTTTGCTCTCCGACGAAAAGACGCCGCTACACGAAGTTGGCGCACTGGCCAATTTTGTTCGCGAGCGAAAGAACGGCAACTACGCCTACTACAACATCAACACCCATCTCAACGCCACGAACATCTGCGTCTATCGCTGCACGTTCTGCGCGTTTCGTAGCGACCTGCGTGAAGCCAAAGGCTACGCGATGGACGATGCCCAGGTGATCGCGCGAGGGCAAGAGGCAGTCGACAACGGCTGTACTGAACTGCACATCGTCGGTGGACTGCATCATCAGCGAAAATACGAGTGGTATCTGGAGCTTGTCCGTTTGCTCCACACCAACTTTCCCGATCTGCATCTCAAGGCCTGGACTGCTGTCGAAATCAATTGGTTTGAGTTCCTCACCAAAAAGTCGGTCCGCACGATTCTCGAAGAGATGCGCGAAGCTGGCATGGGAAGCATGCCCGGCGGTGGCGCCGAGATTTTCCACCCCGAAGTTCGCTCACGGATTTGCGAACACAAAGCCGACGCCAGCAAGTGGTTCGAAGTCCATCGCACTGCGCATCAAATGGGTGTAAAGACCAACTGCACGATGCTCTATGGTCATATCGAAAACGCCTATCACCGCATCGATCACCTGA
This window of the Pirellula staleyi DSM 6068 genome carries:
- a CDS encoding phage protein Gp36 family protein gives rise to the protein MTTTYCTKADIDAIWSPSELIGTVDDDSSGTISSVEEAIISRAIERAAGRMNAYLEQRFVVASLAGNAWCRDCNAAIAAYLLSIRKSDEPPAPLAEQHDSYLRDLLEIAAGRLRLPDALPPAETMPTVTNFRIDLASQRRVKPDLSTSTGSNPAASLHRRRSDS
- a CDS encoding major capsid protein — protein: MGTSAATLLAPKTIYKAISQLDLPGTTLQSLFGWKLGGRNIRRLSGRHFSYDIFNHTRSVATGRVPGQVASRTRPQRVGTVAATFPRAAEVISLLDEDLLNRREIGESTDDLDFGGESYLTRQEYYLAQRFANLVEFQTAAMLRGSYSYTADGDQLRHGFTSGQVQIDFQVPASNRSGLNMLGAGDILSASWSSTSTDIPKQLQLINTAMVQLTGMGLAHVVLTGAGWQHVVNNTKVQAQGGSTNVVFESMQRVGSGEFSAVLRAIPWVTFHIVDYGLEVWNGSQESFVKLIEDDYAAFLPEPSPRWAQYLEGSEIVTEGPGGAKQEQFGFYPYAYATHDPSGWDLCGVFNGIPALYTPAAIAYGKIVTP
- the dacB gene encoding D-alanyl-D-alanine carboxypeptidase/D-alanyl-D-alanine-endopeptidase, whose product is MSQLIARLLVVAVVICSPLVVGPMNQAAAEDSLAMAVQALADQPLYAQAHWGILAVDLESGEVVLERDSGKLFAPASVTKLFSCASALDYLGASYRSRTPLLMRGTLASDGTLTGDLILRASGDFHLGNRLREDGTIDFTSSDHTYSNWASDSRLTPQDPLTGIIQLAKAARAFGIRKVTGEVLVDDTLFDHTTSSGSGPAQVTPIFVNDNVLDLTITPAAAGEMATIEARPATALFKITSEVTTGASDSKASVQVSCDPRGNVVVKGTIPAGRAPLLRHVEVPSPAGYARALLIEALAREGIELVAKISLDHPQAKLPTADDYQKLAAVGEVVSPPLSESVKLILKVSHNLHASSLPLVVAASQGKRTAAEGMKLEGEFLKRAGVDVGTISFGGGAGGSSADFVTPRATVQLLQYMVKRDDAKEYIAGLPILGVDGTLATAIDPESPARGKVQGKTGTLVWDNLLNGDSLLTSKGLAGYMTTTKGRRLAFALFVNGVHLRDGVEAKQIGMDLARICEMIHAAR
- the mqnE gene encoding aminofutalosine synthase MqnE — protein: MLIQSTSPSLKNIRDKVEAGKRLSLDDGLLLSDEKTPLHEVGALANFVRERKNGNYAYYNINTHLNATNICVYRCTFCAFRSDLREAKGYAMDDAQVIARGQEAVDNGCTELHIVGGLHHQRKYEWYLELVRLLHTNFPDLHLKAWTAVEINWFEFLTKKSVRTILEEMREAGMGSMPGGGAEIFHPEVRSRICEHKADASKWFEVHRTAHQMGVKTNCTMLYGHIENAYHRIDHLIRLRELQDETNGFQVFIPLAFHPENTGLSHIKKPSSLMDLRVMAVSRLMLDNIPHMKAYWIMLGIGTAQAALAYGADDLDGTVRHELIYHDAGATTPELLTVDQIRRLIVEAGREPVERDTVYNRIERDPANPSKWFLGEPITVGA